A region of Scylla paramamosain isolate STU-SP2022 chromosome 25, ASM3559412v1, whole genome shotgun sequence DNA encodes the following proteins:
- the LOC135112991 gene encoding uncharacterized protein LOC135112991 encodes MAWRGKDGAALRWRPCLVVLVVVLGWTDGTRGDHVTAAVDGEVGGGVGGKGVVTYGGSGVEDVEEGDLHVEESISAPIYVTIVQTNNDGDPFLHYPPPPPPPPPPPPKYHPKPTLPPPPPPPPPPKYHPPSPPPPPPPVYHPVAPYHPPPPPPPPPPPKYKHSIEVDTKYYHASDPHEPSYHKPHFYQEDVFVGNFHHPPPLPPPLPLPKHPHPHPYPPLPPYHPPVTSYHHVDVKHADTHHPPSYGYHLDVHDRVLGHPGPLADLHPLHPASHVPLAYKEPIVRVKKEYRKGARSFEASVDHLEDLKVDRERLYDDPPHYGFVKAKYESHDHVPPKATTYVRHHHRYDGDYLKGYDHGHGYDHKDELVYDHHKDDYKDDHHEYEHPKDDYKDDHHEYEHPKDDYKDDHHEYEHPKDDYKDDHHEYEHPKDDYKDDHHEYDLPKDDHAYDHKDDLVHDHHKDDHKDGYVYDPPKYDHKYDHKDGYVYDPPKYDHKDEHAYDHKKDHLYDHHKYDHHVYDPPQYDHHVYAKEYEGYNDHYHHLLHHYYKYENDHYDHPKETTLDDYYHHHHHHLHHDYLKVTTISSTTKDDDDYDSDYPHYHHHHYHLHHHHHHHHDHCLDPYDCPDLSSPSYDLDDHHHHTPLPPPLPSLEDADPEILNPSSPLPELPPYYDISPVSPNDDPLLPSPTTLTPRLSPFRLAKGQSGELLQRPRSRLTRPQASSTTPPPSPPPSPLPQPSTSLPPKPTEEVDTEVEFFATVALLRLTTTTQASEPVSEAIEPDSKNALEMVKYEGAIFPAHPAVSFSPTSLTTPGNKAFVPPQTSLYGSGVGMQGNRSSPASMYGNSVKMYDVKTESSSVTLVADQQFTPSAGDTAQPAAL; translated from the exons ATGGCTTGGAGGGGGAAGGACGGCGCGGCTCTGCGGTGGCGGCCCTGTCTcgtggtcttggtggtggtgctggggtGGACCGATGGAACGCGCGGTG atcacGTGACAGCGGCGGTggatggggaggtggggggcGGAGTGGGGGGCAAGGGGGTGGTGACGTACGGCGGGAGCGGAGtggaggacgtggaggaggggGACCTGCACGTGGAGGAGTCCATCTCGGCTCCTATTTACGTCACCATTGTCCAAACTAACAATGATGGGGACCCCTTCCTCCACTaccccccacctccaccacctccacctcctcctccaccaaaaTATCATCCGAAacctactcttcctccacctcctccacctcctcctcctccaaagtatcacccaccttcccctcctcctcctccacctcctgtttACCATCCAGTAGCGCCttaccatccaccaccaccaccaccacctccacctccacctaaATACAAACACAGCATAGAGGTGGACACAAAATACTACCACGCGTCCGATCCACATGAACCAAGCTACCACAAACCACATTTCTACCAAGAGGACGTGTTTGTCGGCAACTTCCACCACCCGCCTCCACtcccaccaccgctaccactacccaagcaccctcacccacacccatatccacctcttccaccctACCACCCCCCAGTCACATCTTACCACCACGTTGATGTGAAGCACGCAGACACCCACCATCCACCTAGTTATGGCTACCACCTAGATGTCCACGATAGAGTATTGGGGCATCCAGGGCCACTTGCAGACCTCCACCCGCTCCACCCGGCCTCCCACGTTCCACTAGCCTACAAGGAGCCGATCGTGAGGGTCAAAAAGGAGTACCGCAAGGGCGCCAGGTCGTTCGAAGCTTCAGTGGATCATCTAGAAGACCTCAAAGTTGACAGGGAACGACTCTACGACGACCCCCCGCACTATGGCTTCGTCAAGGCCAAATATGAAAGTCACGACCACGTTCCGCCCAAGGCCACGACCTAcgtccgccaccaccacaggtaCGACGGAGACTACTTGAAGGGGTACGACCACGGCCACGGGTATGACCACAAAGATGAGCTTGTCTACGACCATCACAAAGACGACTACAAGGATGACCACCACGAGTACGAGCACCCCAAGGACGACTACAAGGATGACCACCACGAGTACGAGCACCCCAAGGACGACTACAAGGATGACCACCACGAGTACGAGCACCCCAAGGACGACTACAAGGACGACCACCACGAGTACGAGCACCCCAAGGACGACTACAAGGATGACCACCATGAGTACGACCTCCCCAAGGACGACCACGCGTACGACCACAAAGATGACCTTGTACACGACCACCACAAGGACGACCACAAAGATGGCTACGTGTATGACCCTCCCAAGTACGACCACAAGTACGACCACAAAGATGGCTACGTGTATGACCCTCCCAAGTACGACCACAAGGACGAGCATGCATACGACCACAAGAAAGATCACCTGTACGACCACCATAAGTACGACCACCACGTGTACGACCCCCCCCAGTACGACCACCACGTATACGCCAAGGAGTACGAGGGATACaacgaccactaccaccatctcctccaccactactacaagtACGAGAACGACCACTACGACCACCCTAAGGAAACGACCCTGgacgactactaccaccaccaccaccaccaccttcaccacgaCTACCTCAAAGTCACGACCATCTCCAGCACGACCAAGGACGATGACGACTACGACTCAGACTACccgcactaccaccaccaccactatcacctccatcaccaccaccatcaccaccacgatcatTGCCTTGACCCCTATGACTGTCCTgacctctcttccccttcctacgACCtggacgaccaccaccaccacacccccctccccccacccctcccctcgCTAGAAGATGCGGACCCTGAGATTCTaaacccctcctcccccctccctgaACTACCCCCTTACTACGACATCTCCCCAGTAAGTCCCAATGAcgaccccctcctcccctcccctacgACCCTGACGCCACGACTCTCCCCCTTCAGGCTGG CTAAAGGACAAAGTGGAGAACTGCTACAGCGCCCTCGGTCACGCCTAACACGCCCACAAGCCTCttccaccactcctcctccctctcctccaccctcccctctTCCACAACCCTCCACCAGCCTCCCACCCAAGCCCACGGAGGAAGTTGATACGGAGGTGGAGTTTTTCGCCACAGTTGCCCTTCTTCGCCTTACCACGACGACTCAAGCCTCGGAACCGGTGAGTGAAGCAATTGAACCG GACTCGAAAAATGCTTTAGAAATGGTGAAATATGAAGGCGCCATCTTCCCTGCCCACCCagctgtctctttctctcccacctcGCTTACCACACCAGGAAATAAAGCTTTTGTACCCCCCCAGACTTCATTGTacggtagtggtgttggtatgCAAGGTAATCGATCCTCTCCAGCCTCAATGTACGGTAATAGTGTTAAAATGTACGATGTAAAAACAGAGTCCAGTTCCGTGACTCTTGTTGCGG ACCAACAGTTCACACCCTCAGCAGGCGACACAGCACAGCCAGCAGCCTTGTAA